Proteins encoded together in one Halorubellus sp. JP-L1 window:
- the dapF gene encoding diaminopimelate epimerase, which produces MTGHGTVDYRKYNGTGNDFVVVDADEYVPDRAAFATRHCDRTDGVGADGVLFLALEARFDPPRVVMTLVQPDGSTAAMCGNGARVAAEWAMERTGADEVMIDTQAGTRHARRDGDEVSIEMGEPRFEPEVVPLSEAYDEPMLAEDLEGYAVTGVNTGVPHAVGFVEDVADVDIDEVAPPIRSHEAFPEGANVTFASRRDDGGFDQRTYERGVEGETASCGTGAVAIAAAARVHERIDDDVVRVSPPGGDLVVSFPENGAPTLTGPVVHEFDGEATASIERVEPKA; this is translated from the coding sequence ATGACCGGACACGGCACCGTCGACTACCGGAAGTACAACGGCACCGGCAACGACTTCGTCGTCGTGGACGCGGACGAGTACGTCCCCGACCGGGCGGCGTTCGCGACCCGGCACTGCGATCGTACAGACGGTGTCGGCGCCGACGGCGTGCTGTTCCTCGCGCTCGAGGCCCGCTTCGACCCGCCGCGGGTCGTGATGACGCTCGTCCAGCCCGACGGCTCGACGGCCGCGATGTGCGGGAACGGCGCGCGCGTCGCCGCGGAGTGGGCGATGGAGCGCACGGGCGCGGACGAGGTCATGATCGACACGCAGGCCGGGACGCGGCACGCGCGCCGCGACGGCGACGAAGTGAGTATCGAGATGGGCGAACCGCGCTTCGAGCCGGAGGTCGTCCCGCTCTCGGAGGCGTACGACGAACCGATGCTCGCCGAGGACCTCGAGGGCTACGCGGTCACGGGCGTGAACACGGGCGTGCCGCACGCGGTCGGCTTCGTCGAGGACGTCGCCGACGTCGACATCGACGAGGTCGCGCCACCCATCCGGAGCCACGAGGCGTTTCCCGAGGGCGCGAACGTCACGTTTGCGTCCCGGCGCGACGACGGCGGGTTCGACCAGCGGACGTACGAGCGCGGCGTCGAGGGCGAGACGGCGTCCTGTGGGACGGGCGCGGTCGCGATCGCCGCGGCGGCGCGCGTCCACGAGCGCATCGACGACGACGTCGTGCGCGTGTCGCCGCCGGGCGGCGACCTCGTCGTGTCGTTCCCCGAGAACGGGGCGCCGACGTTGACGGGGCCGGTCGTCCACGAGTTCGACGGCGAGGCGACGGCGTCCATCGAACGCGTGGAACCGAAGGCGTGA